In Candidatus Limnocylindria bacterium, one DNA window encodes the following:
- a CDS encoding multiubiquitin domain-containing protein, producing the protein MSTEARTHLVEFTVNGKEVQTAERVLTGAAIKALGGAPADARLYQDKGGGAADREIADGEEVHIHEDEAFYTVPKHIDAGAQH; encoded by the coding sequence ATGAGCACTGAGGCACGAACACATCTGGTCGAGTTCACGGTGAACGGGAAAGAAGTCCAGACCGCGGAACGTGTTTTGACCGGGGCCGCCATCAAGGCCCTTGGCGGCGCGCCGGCAGATGCTCGTCTTTATCAGGACAAGGGCGGCGGCGCTGCAGATCGAGAAATCGCCGATGGTGAGGAGGTGCACATTCACGAGGACGAAGCCTTCTACACAGTTCCGAAGCACATCGATGCGGGAGCGCAGCACTGA
- a CDS encoding ThiF family adenylyltransferase yields the protein MIREITFAPDTYAALRTHLFPWPEERAALLLCGHALGAERQRLLVREVIPIESAALLRQESFGLRVDGRFFVPHVKRARAEGWSLVFVHSHPFQGGDFFSLTDLEGERELREFWHTRAPGRPHATLVLSPDGFAANWLESGRPAEPIDRIRVIGRSLTTLQQSVNSTTSSRHDRQIRAFGERTHFQLASASVAIVGLGGIGSLVAVALARLGLGSFQLWDSDKIEESNLSRVAGTNPTDAEPHRSKVDVAARLIRSINPAADVIMRPEQLHVDSGKALADVDYIFCCVDTHTARAELNRYARQYLTPVFNLGSRITTAPVGIYGAIDFLGPDGECLVCAGKVDALRVAQEQLGKEEAKLHVARGYLDIPTPEPAVISLNMAVVGVAITDFLRYLSGDQLESALVLDLTRSVIRRHASASRPCPECDATLQAVGDIPVWNGRPSS from the coding sequence ATGATTCGAGAGATCACGTTCGCGCCCGACACGTACGCGGCGCTCCGTACGCACCTGTTCCCGTGGCCGGAGGAACGCGCGGCGCTCCTGCTTTGTGGGCATGCCCTCGGTGCTGAACGTCAACGGTTGTTGGTCCGAGAGGTGATTCCAATCGAGTCTGCTGCCCTGCTCCGACAGGAGTCGTTCGGCCTCCGGGTCGACGGACGCTTCTTCGTCCCACACGTTAAGCGAGCCCGCGCAGAAGGCTGGTCCCTTGTCTTTGTCCATAGCCACCCGTTCCAGGGAGGCGATTTCTTCTCGCTGACAGATCTCGAAGGCGAACGGGAGCTTCGCGAGTTTTGGCACACTCGTGCGCCGGGACGGCCGCACGCCACTCTCGTACTCAGCCCAGACGGCTTCGCTGCGAACTGGCTCGAGTCAGGTCGGCCGGCAGAGCCGATCGACCGCATTCGAGTGATCGGCCGATCGCTGACGACTTTGCAGCAGTCAGTCAACTCCACCACCAGCAGTCGACACGACCGTCAGATTCGCGCGTTTGGCGAGAGAACTCACTTCCAACTTGCGAGCGCGTCGGTCGCGATCGTGGGACTTGGCGGCATCGGCTCGCTCGTCGCTGTAGCGCTGGCGCGTCTCGGGCTTGGATCCTTTCAGCTGTGGGACAGCGACAAGATCGAGGAAAGCAATCTGAGTCGCGTCGCTGGAACAAACCCAACCGACGCTGAGCCACACCGCTCCAAAGTCGATGTCGCCGCGAGATTAATTCGGTCGATCAATCCGGCCGCCGACGTGATCATGCGTCCGGAGCAGCTGCACGTTGACTCAGGCAAGGCCCTCGCAGATGTCGACTACATCTTCTGCTGCGTGGATACACACACAGCTCGGGCCGAGCTGAACCGGTACGCCCGACAGTACCTCACGCCAGTCTTCAATCTGGGAAGCAGAATCACGACCGCGCCCGTAGGGATCTACGGAGCCATCGACTTTCTTGGACCGGACGGAGAGTGTTTGGTCTGCGCTGGCAAGGTGGACGCGCTTCGAGTCGCGCAGGAGCAGCTAGGGAAAGAGGAAGCCAAGCTGCACGTCGCACGCGGCTACCTCGACATCCCAACCCCTGAGCCAGCGGTGATCAGCCTCAATATGGCGGTTGTCGGCGTCGCCATTACGGATTTCCTCCGCTACCTTTCCGGCGATCAGCTTGAGAGCGCACTCGTCCTCGACCTGACTCGCTCAGTGATTCGCCGGCACGCATCAGCCTCGCGACCTTGTCCTGAGTGCGACGCGACACTCCAAGCTGTTGGTGACATTCCGGTCTGGAATGGTCGCCCATCCTCCTGA
- the dgt gene encoding dNTP triphosphohydrolase, which translates to MEASAAHRSESQRDRDRILYTSALRRLAGVTQVVSAAEGYVFHNRLTHTLEVAQIARRLAEKLLTERPKLAELLGGIDAEVVEAAALAHDLGHPPFGHVGEKELDRVVRERGLTDGYEGNAQTFRIVTKLGIRTDKPGLNLTRATLNAILKYPWLKGAHGQHSRKFGSYATEHVEFDWARAIYIGDDRRSAEAELMDWADDIAYAVHDVEDFYQAGLIPLDRLVVDPKEVERFLSGVFDRWSRRKVPLHYSHPNLRAAFRDLAITFPVAEPYRGTRVQRASLRDLTSGLIGRYVGAIRLRVPRNTKERRVVIEPFAEMEITMLKELTWHYVIANPALAAQQHGQRQVVRELFRILLAATGTDRDLLPPGPREALEDAEATTPKPQWDDARCRVIADTIAVMTEKQAFEMHARLTGVEPGSVLNAILV; encoded by the coding sequence CTGGAAGCCTCTGCGGCGCATCGATCCGAGTCTCAGCGCGATCGAGACCGAATCCTCTACACGAGCGCTCTCAGACGGCTGGCCGGTGTCACGCAGGTTGTCTCCGCCGCCGAAGGCTACGTTTTCCACAATCGACTGACCCACACCCTCGAGGTAGCTCAGATCGCGCGCCGTCTCGCCGAAAAGCTACTCACGGAGCGACCGAAGCTCGCCGAGTTGTTAGGGGGGATCGATGCTGAAGTTGTGGAAGCGGCCGCACTCGCCCACGACTTGGGCCACCCGCCCTTCGGTCACGTGGGCGAGAAAGAGCTTGATCGCGTCGTGCGCGAACGCGGACTGACTGACGGGTACGAGGGCAATGCCCAGACATTCCGAATCGTGACCAAGCTGGGCATTCGTACTGATAAGCCGGGTCTGAATCTCACTCGGGCGACGCTGAATGCAATCCTCAAATACCCTTGGCTGAAGGGCGCGCATGGCCAACACAGTCGAAAGTTCGGATCCTATGCGACTGAGCACGTCGAGTTTGACTGGGCACGAGCCATCTACATTGGTGATGACCGCAGGAGTGCCGAGGCAGAACTCATGGACTGGGCTGACGACATCGCTTACGCCGTGCACGATGTCGAAGACTTCTACCAAGCGGGCCTAATTCCGTTAGACCGTCTCGTTGTCGACCCAAAGGAGGTCGAGCGTTTTCTTAGCGGTGTTTTCGACCGCTGGTCACGAAGGAAAGTCCCACTCCACTACTCACACCCGAATCTCAGAGCTGCCTTCCGGGACCTTGCCATCACCTTCCCTGTCGCCGAACCGTACCGTGGTACACGCGTTCAACGAGCGAGCCTCCGCGATCTGACTAGCGGTCTCATCGGCCGGTACGTTGGTGCCATACGCCTTCGCGTTCCGCGCAACACCAAGGAGCGCAGGGTTGTCATAGAGCCATTCGCTGAAATGGAGATCACCATGCTCAAGGAACTCACGTGGCATTACGTCATCGCGAACCCAGCGCTTGCCGCGCAACAGCATGGTCAAAGGCAGGTGGTGCGGGAACTCTTCCGAATCCTTCTCGCCGCAACTGGCACCGATCGAGACTTGCTGCCTCCCGGGCCGCGTGAGGCGCTTGAGGACGCTGAAGCCACAACACCGAAGCCACAATGGGACGACGCCAGATGTCGCGTAATCGCTGACACCATCGCAGTAATGACAGAGAAACAAGCCTTCGAGATGCACGCACGGTTGACGGGCGTCGAGCCCGGGTCGGTGTTGAACGCAATTCTTGTGTAA